In the genome of Candoia aspera isolate rCanAsp1 chromosome 12, rCanAsp1.hap2, whole genome shotgun sequence, the window ATCACCTCTGGGTGATTTCAGGAAGGGACAATCCTGCGTACCCTCTTATTGGTAAGAACTCTTCCTTTCCTGAATGGAGATGGAAGTGTGGAGAAAAATTGCAACTTCAGCTGGTATTGGTGGGTCACATTAGCTGAGCTGGGGTGGATTTACCTAAATCCACAGGGCTTTCAAAAGACCTTATCTGTATTCTTCCAGCCAAGACGTCTTCTTGTTACTGCATCTtaagaccacacacacacacacacaaccactaTTGCTTATAAACAAGGGCCAAGGGCCATATATTTATGGCCCTTCAGATGCTTTTGAACCACCTCCTTTCAGTCCCAACCAGCTGGCCAGAGAGATTATGGTAGCAGTAGTATAACAATACCTGAGTGCCATCAGTTCTCTACGTATCTAGTGCAACCTTGAGCCTTATCTCTTGATTGACAGCTAAGTGGGAACAAGCCCAAAAGCTTTTCCTGTTGAAATGGAGGACGGGCCAAGAAGGAAATGACCTGTTCCATAGGATTCTTTCTCAGAATTCCTGAAGATTGTTTCACAGCTGCCAAAGGGCTATAATTAAGACAATGACCTCTGGAGCTGAGATAGGTGAGAGGACCTCTATTGCCAAAAAAAGCAGTGTAGTCTCTAGGGACCAAGCTGGGCCTTTCCCTTCAAAGCAGTCAGCAGGATGCAGCCAACCAATGCAATCTAAGccaaattcattttcattttgctagCACATAGCCAGTATTTCCCAGTGTGTCTCTTCTTGAGATTAAAGTGGAATGGGTTGCTGAAGGGGTAACAGATCTCAGACTCGGACTACTTCAGATTGAAGTTTCTGTGACCAAGTCCTTTCCCATACCAACCACATGGAATTGGATGAGTTCTCTCCAGCCATATTCAGGCATTTAAAGAAGTGATAGTAGGTGCTGAGCAGCTCCTCATTCTAAACGTCCTGCTGATCCCCATGAGTCCAGCACAGCTGTCTGCAGTGGGAGCCCTTGCAAGAGAGCTGTGGACCCAAAAGGGAGGTGCATGACCTAGAAGTCAAATAGTGCAGGGTTTGGGATGTTCATGGGCACAGGCAAACTTGGGAGAGTCATTCTGCTCTTTGTGAGTCTCACGTTACCTGTTGTACAGTTAGAACTAAGCCCCACGGGTGTCCTCAAAGGGgtgggggttaaaaaaaaattaaaacaactttcaagatggtggccatgactgctCATgacttttttacatgcatcacccCTGCTAAGCCCTATTTTTCAATTGGGTGAAAGAAGCCCATCACCACCCACTGGTGCAGTCCAGGAAGCCAAGGGGCATCAGCCAAGGGATGGCTGTCCTAAAGCAAACACAACCATTATATGCTTGCTTAGTCAGGGACATGAAGGATAAATATTGTCTTCTTGAATCAGCAACTCTTGTTTAAAAGAGGGAGGaatattccatttcttttttgtttgtttaaatgttgCTACATCCCTCCCATTCTGTGGCTGTAAGTGGCCTACAAACATTcatatacaataaaatctaaGCCAGCAAGTTGATAAAACCCAGTAATAACAACATTTAACACTAAAAACTCAAAAAGGCCCAGAGTGAGAGAAATAATCTAGGCTCTCCCTCCTAACCTGAAACAAGAAAGGGATCACTTCCAGTGCCATGGCAAATTATTCCATCATCTAGGCTGTCATGGGGGGGAAATGATAAAAATATCTGTGGTGGGACCATGGGTGTCTGCTGGGGAGAGGGGAAGAGTGATGTGACACGTGTCATGACATTATTGCATGGGTGATGCAAATCACATAATTTGCCTCACTTGCACAATTACCTAACAATGCCtgtgatgtcatcatggcttctacTGCAAAAGATGCCTATTTAATGTGTAAGAGTATGGTCAGACTATGTAGGAGCTGGTGATTCTGTAGGGAACAGGTCCAAATTGTGGAAGACTCTCTACACCTAGCAAAGGGGCCACACTGCTACTTCAAGGGGATGCTTCACCTGAAGCCCCTGAGAAGGAACGTTGGCTTGCCCTTCCCCTACTCTCCTAttcccacctttttaaaaaaaataataatttcagtcCTGTgcaaaagacagagaaaaaacCAGCCCATGTTTTGGTCTTGAGCTGGACTACAAAAGGCAgccagccactagatggcagcagagaggtcACATGACTCTTCACTGACATCTAGAGGTCACCTAGAATTTTGCAGTCCATATTTAGTAGCCTACTTTTTGCATGGACGAAAGAACTGCCCGAACTTCATGGCCCTGATTTGGCCTGATTTTGAGATACCCACACCCACAATTGTGGAGGGAGCTCACTGAGGTTGCCCATCATTGCTATCGGTAGTTGAACATTTCCCATGTGAAGTATTCCTGGTTTTAAGAATGTGGCATTATGGTCCAAGATTGCTTTGTATATGAATCTTGGtcctgtttgtttgcttattctgTTACAGAATTTTGGCTTACATTTAAaggaattggggggtggggggtgggaagatGAGAGACTCAGTTAAAAAGCTCATCCTACCCCCTTGGCTAAAACAAATGGGGTTGGGATTCAGAATCACCTCTGCATGATTTTGGAAACaaccaaaggaaaataaaatcaacacAGTAAGGTATTCTGCTCtaatgccaaaaagaaaaagaaaaaaaaagattcctgtcCTTTTTTATCATATGATCTATGAAGTACATTGAAATGGACAAGCCAGATTAGATAGACATTTTCTAACatgtttctatttgttttattgtatatgaCATGATGAACATATCATAAGGAAGAGTTGTTTTGGTCCTTCATTGTGGTTCAAGAAATCTTGGCTGTTGGGAAGTTTTGTTAAAATggtttttttctccaaatttttCAGCAGAACCAAAACCTTCCCCTGAGTATCTCTTTGGCTGTGCTAGATGTactgaaattgtttttaatttaacttttGGGGTGCCTGAGTTCACAGCTTCCTTCCTCATCGTTGCTTCTTCTTCCTAATCAAAATCTTCTTTTTCATCAATGACTGTGTTATATCTGCATGTAGATTAATGCTGACCACACTtagattcaaattcaaattcagtttGAAAATTCATTCCAGACCCTACCTCTTATTTTAACACACACGTTTCTTAAGTGTCCTATCCCTGCTGCATTCAGTTTGCTTTTGTTTCTCCAGATATAACCCAATTCTtgtttccatataacaaagtggcaGAATCATGCTTTTTATAcagctattttcatttctttcaacaaacattccttCCTCACAACAGACTACCCATTTCCTTTCTAACAGCATTTGCAGTTTTTGAAATTTATCTGACCGTTtatcccatctttagtaaatgtTATAACATGGTAGACAAAATCATCTATATGTTCTAATATTTCACAATTTGTGTATGATTTTAATCATTCACACCAGTTTCCCtatcaaatacaaatatttgttCTTTAATGCATTAATTTTCAGACCCATACTCcttgttgtattattattattattattattattattaccttcaagtcagtgttgactcttggcgactgcctgggcaatccctgcagttttattggcaaggttttttgtaagtgggtttgcccttgcctccttcttagggctgaaagaaagtgactggcccaaggtcacccagctggctttgtgctcaaggcaggactagaacccactgtcacccagtttctagcctggtgccttaaccactaccccaaactggctctctgttgcatcatacaatctaattATGAATTCTGAGCCAACATTATAATCTTCATATAAAAGTATACACACATTCATATCCCCAGCTGACACAAGCTTCACTGCATGTCTTTTATCTTATTTCCTAATTTTATGTGATGTCTGCAAGATAAAACATTAGATGACATCATGCTCTTTAatatttactcctcttacatttcaATTTCCAAATCTCATGGTTGTCACCAGATGGGGCCATCAATTTTTGACTTCAGCCACCCACCACAGCTTTcctcaatcaaggctttcacgtAATACATTTTTAGCAAGGTAGAGAAAGTATAGACTGGAAGctagacagggccgcaactaggggggggtaagcgggcatgtgccctgggcaccatgcgaggggcaccaaaatgagcactgggggggccaaaatgggcatggaatccatgtttgccctgggtgacacaggccCGAGTTGCGGGCCTGAAGCTAGATCAGAAATTTCTTTGCAACCCTACAGATTGTTGCTTTCATCCCACCAACAGCAAGAGGTATATGCAGTGTATGGACAGACACTCAGATGTACtaaaagaatcttaaaaaaaacaaaaacttgacaAGGTGGGAATTTGATGGGCACCAAGGAATGAGTTGGCAGGCACATTTCTGCATGCTCCTCCACATTAGGGTCCAGAGGCTTGcagcatgaaaaaagaaaagtggtttGGGATTAACCCTGAAGTGCTGAAGAGAGAGTCACCCCTGATGTTCTGGTCTTTGGCTGGCTAGCAGCatcatttttaataagaaaagaGCAATTGCTACCACCTATACCACCCTTTCCCTCAACAGTTATGTATGTGAATATTTCTCCTTTCTTAAAAGTCAGGACATTTTGGGAAGCTTCTCAGAAGTGGATtggtgttgggtttttttgcaagGGCGATGATGAGACTTCATCTTTTGTGACGCAAACAATTGTTTGTTCTGCAGCCACTCTGGGCTTCCTTATCAGGGAAATGCTGCTgtcaagaaaggattttttttccctttagcttcAGGCTGATCTCATTCCCCCCGCTCAACAGCTGTACCACAACTGGCTTGTGTCACTTGACATTCTACAGCTATTCACACTCAACACGAGTCAGGTAGCCCCCCGTGCAATTAAGGGTGGGATAAGTCAGACCAGTTTGCGGCAGTTTAAAGTGAATTGGGTCAGGCCAATGATAAAATCGGATCTCATAGGACCAAAAGATCACCCTGATTTGCTTTGGCCAGTAACTGCAATGGGCCTTCCTGGGCTGATGGTTTGGACCTCCTTCCTCTGTGTCTCAGACATGGGGGACATTGTCTAGGCTCGGCCTCCTTCAGTCATATGCACTGGAATCTCAGTGGGTCAATTCTTCTGCTGCTTTTCATTTCCCAAACCTAAACATCACCAGGCATCTTTTTCAAAAGTATATATTCAGCAGATGACGCAAATGGTCTGTTGTTGCAACAGGACATGAGCATCCCTTCAGCATTATCCTTGGTTGCCTCCGAGGCTCCGTGGACCAGTTCCCAGGCACCAACAATGACGCGCTGCTTCCTGATGAATATGGACCTTCGCTGCTGGACCAGCTTCCCAGGGACAGGCAATGCCAGTTCATCCTGAAGCCCAAGCCCCAGGCTCCAGTGCAGTTGCGGAGAGGTAAGATGCCATCCTGACTTGCTGGGAGGAGCTAGAGAAAGGTCAGGTGGAGGCCTACTGTTAAAGCATGGCCCAGGGCTATGTAGAAATTCAGAGCCACATTTCACAGAGTGGAACACCCATGCTGCACATGCTCCCACAGTCACTTTGTCATTTTCCCATCACATGTGTGAGAGCCTCTTTGCTTTGTCAGCAGTCCCACTGGAAGCAGGATGACAACCTGGgaaagctttccaaagcagccacAGGGACCCGTGCAGAGCTAGGCTGCCTCAACACTTTGCAGAGGGCTACTTTGGTATTGTCACTAACATCCTGTTTTGTCACTTTTCAGCCTCTTTGGCCATGCAGGCTGAAGGTAATGGGACTGTGGTCCAACCAGGCTGAGGAAGATTATCACAATACCTCCCCTGCTCTATTAGAGAAACATTTCTCATACAGAAATGATATTTCCCCATCAGtcaaaatccaggaaaaaaaattaggattCTGATTCCTGAGTGCGAGCCTGAGGCTGTCAGAAGGGCAGAGCAGTCCTCTTGGTCCCATCAAAGTGCTCCAGTACTGGAGCCCCCAATATTTCCCCTCTTCTTGTGCCAAAGCGGCAGGCCTGATTTCTTTCTCTGGGCTGAGGGGAGGGAGGGCCCAAAAAACTCCGGCTCCAGGTACAACAAAATGCTCATCAAGGAACAGGCTGTGGGGAAAACTGAGGGTTCCTTGGCTCAGTGACACTTTTAGCATCAAGTGAGGAGCCCTCTTGCTGCACTGCTGGAATGAATTTAGCTTTTAGAAAATGTGTTGGGGTTTGATCAAGagttctttattattcttatccTGATTAAAAAGGGCTGGTTGGGAGGGAGGATGGGACGAGATCAAAGGCAGCAGAAtactgcagtggttaaggtgccagtcTGGGACTATTGAACGATCTGAGTTCATGCCCCTGCCAGATAGGGAGCTTCCTGGACAGTTTCGAGCCAGTTGCTGTTTCTCAGTTCAAGCTATcacacagggttgttattgtgggtaGAAAGTGAGAGGAGATCTCCACGTGTGCTGCCTTGAGCTcgcagagaaaaaaatgggataatAAATAGGATAAAAATACAGTAACGCATCAAATGAAATTCATCAGGCAAGGAGTCTGTCATTCAGCTCTTCATGAGCCCCATTTAGTTGCAtgaattcttccttctttctaaCCTTCCTTCTTGATCAGGAGCCATCCTGAGACGTGAGAGCCATTTGACCGCCGGCCTCAATGTCCATTTGTGCTCTCAGCCCCTTTGCAGAAACGTTGCAAGAGGAAGAAGTCTTTGATCGACTGGGCTCTTCGGAGAAGCACCAGCACCCCGACTGGCAGTCCTGCCTCTCAGTCCCCAGCCAGCCCGCGAAAACTCTTCGGCTTGTCCTTAGCATCCGTTTGTCCTGACGGAAGCCTTCCCAAGCCCATCATGGTAAGAGGTGCTTCTTGGCTCGCCTACGGGACTAGGGAGTTGGATGTGGTGTGTTTGTATAAAAATTCAGACCCCACCAATTTCTCCTGCCTCTTTAATGACGTATAATTTTAGCCACCTGCCATTGTGGATGAGCAGGGGAAATTGCCGGAGTTCTCGCCCTGGGAAGAGGCCCAGCGCCCTCTGCTGTAGTCCTAGTCGGGGTTGGGCTTCACCCCGAGATTTACTCGAAGGGGGCAAAGCCCCAACAGAATACATGGAAGCTCTTTTCACTTGCCAGAGCAGGCAGAGTGGCTCCGATCCAGATCACAGAGCAATGGGAGGGGTTGCCAAGGGCCTCATCCACTctactccccccgccccgggtaATCTGGAAGAAGCAAATAATATCACATGAAATTTGGCTCTTggctactctttctttttaattagctGGATTTCTTTGATAAAACCTTAGAATTTTGTGACAGTGGTTTATTGTGACAGCTTAATTTGTTGTGTGAAATGCAAATGAATGTTTGTAATAATTTTTAACTGATGGCATGATCTTTGCCTTCCCCGCCCGCAGGACATTTTGTATCTGCTGTACCATGAAGGTCCTTCCACAAGAGGCATCTTCAGGCGCTCGGCCAATGCCAAGAATTGCAAGGAGCTGAAAGAGAAGCTCAACTCGGGCAATGATGTCCAGGTGGACGGCGAATCTGTCTTCGTGGCAGCAGCAATCATTACGGTAAATTGGGCCACGCCTTAAGGAGTTGGACACATCTGAGGAATTAGGAGCATTTCCTTATATGAGTCAGTTAAGAGTGATTTGAGAATTCAGGGTCCATGGAGAACTGCTTCCCATGATTCTCTTAGCCAATGGCCACTGCAGTTTTGAATTTGTTGCAGTTAACTTCCATCCAGTTGGCCAATATGTATAATTTAAAAAGCTGGATTTTTATTAAAGTAGATGTTTTAAGGCAAATGTGGATGCTCATGCCTGGGGAAATAGGGGAAGAAGTTCAAAGAACATTAGAAATATTTCTATATGACTAGGAAGGTAGATTAGCCCAGGAATGCTGAGGTGAAGATAGCAGATTGAGAGGCATCCCAAAAACAACGAAGATGCACCTCTTCTGCATGTGGGTGCAACATCTGAGGAGTTGCAGGGGACAGAACAAATCTCTAGGTGAAATAGCTCAAAGCCTcttagatgtttttttaaaaaggattctgAGCTCTAATGGGCACAGTTTCTCCTCTAGCAACTAGACGGAGAGTAACGTTTTGCACGGGGCGTCCAGTGCATCTGCTTGCCTGCCTCCTGCAGCTGTagccctctgagcttggctgaGGCGTTAGAGCAAATAGCTTAAAAAAGGAAAGCCACGTACTGACATCGACGTGCCAAATGTCAGCTGTTCTCAGGCCAGCTCCTGGAAACCAGGTCCTGAGATGAATGAGGCAGAAAGCTGGGAGGGTAAAAGGACACAAGAGGCCTTGGAGAGGTTGAGTGAGCCCAATGGTGCTCCTGAAGGGAAGAGGCAGCCCTCCAAGGGCAAGAATTTCAGGGCAGCTTGGATGCGCCAAGTCCAATGCAGCCCAAGGGCCCTGTCCTCCAGCCTTCCAGGAACCCGCGCCATTTTGAGAGACACAGCCCACCTGGCACAAGGGCTGAGGAATAATCATTTGCATGGGCTCAGCTAAGGCTTCTCTTCTCTCAGCAGAGAAGGGTGAAGCAGGAGAAGACTGGGCAGACCAACTAGGGGCATGACCGTACCATTCTTCAGAAAATCCGTTTCTGCTCCCCTGTGGGAGGGAGTGATGCCATGTGCTGCCCTATGGGGGATTGGCAGAGGAGGGCAACCCATCATTTACATGTGACCCTCCAGACCATTTTTGCTGCCCTCAGATTGTGACCTCAGAATCCTGTGGCAAAACTGCTGATTCCTGGAGGCTCAATCTGTCATTTTCTGAACTgtccctttaaaaacaaacaagtgcTTTCAAAGAAAACTCAAAACTAACTTGGCGATTGCACGACTGACTAAATTACTCTGCGTATGTATATTTAAATTTAGGACTTTCTGCGAAATATACCTGACAGTGTTCTATCCTCAGACATGCACAATCTATGGATGGAAGCCATGGATAAGGAAACCCGGGCCCACAAGATCGAAGCGGTCCAAAGGTGGGTGGCAATCCTGACCTGCAGGCCTGCGGATGCACTACTTTCTCTGATCATCTTGGGCTTCACCCGTGACCTTGGCCCAAATCAGCTACTATGGGGGATGGTGCCTGTGTGAACCTGGGTTGTTGCCTCTGTCCCATGCTCAGAGCATCATGTGCATAGAGGTACTCAGAACACGCGTGGGTACGGTGCACTCTGAGCTCAGGGATGTCACCTTGGCCACCTGTGATCCTGCAAATGCTGTTGAACAATGACTTCAGCATTCCTCGCCAcctgatgctggctggggctgctaaGAGCTGGAGTTGATTTCACACCCCTGTGAAGCCACGAACCGTGGCAACAACACCTCCCCAGGGTTTGGGCCTCGGTTCAGGCTTCCCTTTTTCCATAGCTCAAGGGATGGTTTGGTCCATTACCACATGCAGGCCTGGCCGGCTTGCTCTGCATCCGGTGCCCAAAAGACGAGAAGGGCCAGCTCTGTCCCCGCACCGAAACTCTCTGCCTGACCGCTCAGCAGCGGCTTTTTCTCTCCACAAGCAGAAGTATCCGGGCAGCCTTGCCCAAGTTCTCCTGTCGGCATCCAATTCCTGGAATTCCCACCCAGCTGTCCAGTTTCTGCTAAAGACTTCCAGGCAGGGGAGATCCCTacccaactccccccacccaagcAGTGTGCTTGAGGAGTGTCTGTGTCTGGGTGTGTGCACACTGTGCACACATCATTTGTAAAGGGTTCGTCTTGGTCTCTTTTCTCTGGACAGGTTAGTGAAGCAGCTCCCAGAAGCCAACCTCCTTTTGCTCAAACACCTCTTTGGGGTCTTGCACAATATTGAGCAGAATGCCTTGGAGAATCAGATGAACGCCTTCAACCTGGCTCTCTGCATCGCCCCCAACATGTTGTGGCTTCCCAGTCCCACCGGACCGGAGGAGGAAAGCAAGTCAACGAAGAAGGTAGTCTCTCTGGGGGTGATCTCATCTGCTCCCAGATCTGCTTTTCATGCTCTCAAAAGAGTCACTTGATCTCAAATGACATCCCAAATCCCTTTCTCCTAATATTTCTCTCCCTACCCACAGCCCACTGTGCAAGCCTTGCAGGGGTTTGGGGCTTCAGACAGAAAAAGGGGGGTCAAAGATGTTGAAGGGCTGCTCCACATTTAAACAACCTCTGCTTGTTTCAGAGAAGCCGGTTGACAGTGTGCTTTGGCTCTTTGCCACACAGTCCAAGAGGGGCAAGTTGCACGATGAAAATCCATCTTCCCCAGTCTGTAGTCCAGGCAGACTGGCTATGAACATGCCACCATTCTGACCATCGTGGCCATCAGATGTGGTGGCTGGAAGTAAAGGGAGTTGGAGTTCAATGCTTCTGGACCTCACCAGTTCGGGGGAGGCTGGTGTCACTCTAACGTTATGACGTCTTGGTTCCCATGTCACATTCAGCCTGCGTGAACAGGGATTGTTAGATAGACAAAAATTGACCATACATCCTGGCTTAGCCTGTTATGCAAACCAGGCCATTGTCTTCTTCGGTGGCTGCAGATTACACATCCAAAGCTGTCTCTTCCATTCTGATCCTGGAACTGTTCCTTTTCGTAGGTGGCCATGTTGGTGCAATTCCTGATTGAAAACTCCGCTGAAATTTTTGGAGGGGACATTGCTTCCCTGTTCCAAAGGCCAGAGAAGAAGTCCCAAAGTGTGGATGACTTATTAGGTAAGACTGTTGCTGgggtattaatttattttatcttttccagGCACGCAAAGAAGTGGGTCACATTTAACAAGATTAACAAGAGCAGAGCCAACCGCAGGGGGAATGAAAGACTCAAGAAGGCGACCACAACTGCATGATGGAAGCCACACCCTCTTTTGGGGTGACTTGCGTGTTCCGTACATGtagaaagggggtggggcttcagccATGAGGtcgcagctaccatcttgacttttgccacacacgcacacacacatgtgtacacAGGGACAACACTGAACAAGCGTCTGTCAACTATCTCACATTCCCAGAACCCGGTTCTTCCTCATTTCATACCCTCATCAAAGCTTTTTATTTGAATAGAAACTGCAGATGGACTACCCTAAAAAATagtattcaaaattaaaatcaggcaTATCCATAAGCAGCAGTCTAAATCCATCAAGAAATGAATCAGAAAATCATTCTTGCTAAGCATCAACCAACCAGCAGTAAAGCATATATTCCTTACACCTGCCTTAATCTGAGAAAAAAGTTTCATTAAATCAGATTAGCATACAACTAAACTCGTAAGACTTCCCCATCTCATCATCACTCTGCAGGGACTAGGAGAGGAAAaggactgaaaaggaaaaaactgcATTATGGCAGGGTTGCATCGTCCCGATGTGTAAATTCATACCTGCTTCTCAACAGGGTGCAGTCACGCCATGGGAAAACATTCGCCTGCCATCCTACCTGtgtaaactgtttttaaaatcaacttTTTGACCTATAACTCTTAGAAATGTATTTCTCCAACTTATTTCAGTAGAATTTTAAGTTCTGCTAACCCACCACACAATATCAGAGAGATGATTGGGgcgaggggggggaggggggaccctTTGGCAGGCGTATGAACTCAGGAACAAAGGCTCCATGGATACACTACCTTCAGTTCCTTAACATTGTTCCTCTACTCTACAGTTCGGCACAATGAGTCCTCAGATGAGATGGAATATGCAACTCCTTACCAGGAAAGAGCCAAACAACATTATGGGCTTGAAGGAGACGATGGCCTGTTCAGCCCATCTGAAGGGCTGATTCTCAGCGAGGAACCAGAAGACTGGGATCTGTTCAGTGAGATCACTGCTTGCTACCAGAATAAATCCAGGAAGAATGCAAGTACTGACAGTTATGACCTCCTGGAAGAAGAAGGCTCCTTCTGCTCCCTTGGCTCCATCAGTTCTTTCAGCCCTGCAAGGAACCGATGCTCCTCGGAGCCTAGTGTTTGCCTGAGCTCTCAATTTCCTGCCCAGGACCATGAGCCAGTGGCCCGGCAATCCAGTTGCGATGCCACCATCATGCATACCCACGGCGATTACATCCACAGGCTCAAGCAGTTGCAGCTGGAGAGTCAGAAGCTTATTGATGAAGGTTTGAGCCCTGGTCTTAGCAGAGCACCCCACAGCTTCTGGAGAGGACCTCTGTGCAGCAACATGGCAAAGAAGATCAGCATGCAGAAAACAAGCTTGTCCAACCGGTCTAGCTTCTCCAGCCTGTCCTCTACCACCACTTCTCCCTCAGCTTCCTCATTAAGCTCCTTAGACAGTGCATTCTCCTACTGCTCTGAATCCTCTGCCTTAAGCCCCATGGATGTCTCCACCCTGCCCTTCATGTTTGGTACTTCTGCCAGGCTCCATGCTTTGTCCCCCAAAGTGCCTAAGAAGTCCTTGAAAGAATGGCACAAGCCCTTTACTTCTCCTTTGCCCCTAGGCTCTTGCCATATGGACATTTGCACTGATAGGCAAGTGGAGGACAAAGAGAAAAGCTGCAGCAGAGGCAAGGGGCAGGTTTTCATGCCCTTTAGGATGACTGGAAATctgctaaatgaggacaactTGGACAAAGACCAGCTGGAGTCACAATGCACTGAGACGCCCTCTCTGGTTCTTGGCAGACACGGTTCTGAAGAACCTGACCACCAGCATCATATTCCTGAGGGTTCTGCTCCCATGGACCAGTACGTCCAGAGGGAGAAATCTGTGAAGCACATAGAGGTCAAGTGTGCTGAAGCTAGACTTCACAGTCAAGGAAGTTTGAAGCGCACCAAGATAACGGTGTACATGGCCCCCAAAGAGAGAAGCCCACGAGGTTCGCCAGTGGTGCCAGAGGAAGCCATTGTAACTGCCAGCAACAAGGGCACCGACCCTGATGGAAAACGCAGTAGCAGGGAAGGCCCTTCCAAGAGGCTACAGACTGTAAGAGTTCATATCCCCCAGACAGTGTTTTATGGACAAAACACTCCTTTGGTGCTCCATTCCATTTCGAGGAGGTGCCACCAGGAAGCTGTGGGACAGCCATCGCAGCAGAAGGCTCTGCAAAGGGGTCCTCTGTCAGAAGCCCCAGGGGAGCCGGCCCATCTGGAAGGGGACCCCAGTGAGGACAGCCACGGTGCTTTCCACTTCTTCCTCCCGGCTTCCATTCGCCACACGGTCCGGGAATACTTCAGCCAGGACCACCCCACAGACTGTGTCCCAGCAGGGGCAGAAATGGTGGA includes:
- the LOC134504307 gene encoding rho GTPase-activating protein 20-like isoform X2 yields the protein MKPIVQRRRSTSAAISKAFGKSKYHSREVILPSSHQDNGLPAGAFSNPDSVFILDERVQLTLGLQTQERHLFLFSNMLIVAKSKSSSSLKLKKKIHLSEVWTGSCLSEVSEKKMSPGTSFVIGWPTINYVVTFSSSEVKERWLSMLLWHIYEIKQTEYPKSLPMQILVMDRENSSSNTTSSIANMETADNLIKKATEQLGVPGRPSDYHLWVISGRDNPAYPLIGHEHPFSIILGCLRGSVDQFPGTNNDALLPDEYGPSLLDQLPRDRQCQFILKPKPQAPVQLRRAPLQKRCKRKKSLIDWALRRSTSTPTGSPASQSPASPRKLFGLSLASVCPDGSLPKPIMDILYLLYHEGPSTRGIFRRSANAKNCKELKEKLNSGNDVQVDGESVFVAAAIITDFLRNIPDSVLSSDMHNLWMEAMDKETRAHKIEAVQRLVKQLPEANLLLLKHLFGVLHNIEQNALENQMNAFNLALCIAPNMLWLPSPTGPEEESKSTKKVAMLVQFLIENSAEIFGGDIASLFQRPEKKSQSVDDLLVRHNESSDEMEYATPYQERAKQHYGLEGDDGLFSPSEGLILSEEPEDWDLFSEITACYQNKSRKNASTDSYDLLEEEGSFCSLGSISSFSPARNRCSSEPSVCLSSQFPAQDHEPVARQSSCDATIMHTHGDYIHRLKQLQLESQKLIDEGLSPGLSRAPHSFWRGPLCSNMAKKISMQKTSLSNRSSFSSLSSTTTSPSASSLSSLDSAFSYCSESSALSPMDVSTLPFMFGTSARLHALSPKVPKKSLKEWHKPFTSPLPLGSCHMDICTDRQVEDKEKSCSRGKGQVFMPFRMTGNLLNEDNLDKDQLESQCTETPSLVLGRHGSEEPDHQHHIPEGSAPMDQYVQREKSVKHIEVKCAEARLHSQGSLKRTKITVYMAPKERSPRGSPVVPEEAIVTASNKGTDPDGKRSSREGPSKRLQTVRVHIPQTVFYGQNTPLVLHSISRRCHQEAVGQPSQQKALQRGPLSEAPGEPAHLEGDPSEDSHGAFHFFLPASIRHTVREYFSQDHPTDCVPAGAEMVEKELIRSRVEWLRSQPCPGITAEERNALVFAEETFV
- the LOC134504307 gene encoding rho GTPase-activating protein 20-like isoform X1, encoding MKPIVQRRRSTSAAISKAFGKSKYHSSREVILPSSHQDNGLPAGAFSNPDSVFILDERVQLTLGLQTQERHLFLFSNMLIVAKSKSSSSLKLKKKIHLSEVWTGSCLSEVSEKKMSPGTSFVIGWPTINYVVTFSSSEVKERWLSMLLWHIYEIKQTEYPKSLPMQILVMDRENSSSNTTSSIANMETADNLIKKATEQLGVPGRPSDYHLWVISGRDNPAYPLIGHEHPFSIILGCLRGSVDQFPGTNNDALLPDEYGPSLLDQLPRDRQCQFILKPKPQAPVQLRRAPLQKRCKRKKSLIDWALRRSTSTPTGSPASQSPASPRKLFGLSLASVCPDGSLPKPIMDILYLLYHEGPSTRGIFRRSANAKNCKELKEKLNSGNDVQVDGESVFVAAAIITDFLRNIPDSVLSSDMHNLWMEAMDKETRAHKIEAVQRLVKQLPEANLLLLKHLFGVLHNIEQNALENQMNAFNLALCIAPNMLWLPSPTGPEEESKSTKKVAMLVQFLIENSAEIFGGDIASLFQRPEKKSQSVDDLLVRHNESSDEMEYATPYQERAKQHYGLEGDDGLFSPSEGLILSEEPEDWDLFSEITACYQNKSRKNASTDSYDLLEEEGSFCSLGSISSFSPARNRCSSEPSVCLSSQFPAQDHEPVARQSSCDATIMHTHGDYIHRLKQLQLESQKLIDEGLSPGLSRAPHSFWRGPLCSNMAKKISMQKTSLSNRSSFSSLSSTTTSPSASSLSSLDSAFSYCSESSALSPMDVSTLPFMFGTSARLHALSPKVPKKSLKEWHKPFTSPLPLGSCHMDICTDRQVEDKEKSCSRGKGQVFMPFRMTGNLLNEDNLDKDQLESQCTETPSLVLGRHGSEEPDHQHHIPEGSAPMDQYVQREKSVKHIEVKCAEARLHSQGSLKRTKITVYMAPKERSPRGSPVVPEEAIVTASNKGTDPDGKRSSREGPSKRLQTVRVHIPQTVFYGQNTPLVLHSISRRCHQEAVGQPSQQKALQRGPLSEAPGEPAHLEGDPSEDSHGAFHFFLPASIRHTVREYFSQDHPTDCVPAGAEMVEKELIRSRVEWLRSQPCPGITAEERNALVFAEETFV